The proteins below are encoded in one region of Streptomyces ficellus:
- a CDS encoding class I SAM-dependent methyltransferase, translating to MTTPEPDRSRQEAFAGHMVDILNKGALALLVSVGHQTGLFDTMRALPPATSTGIARAAHLDERYVREWLGGMVVGGILEYDPADATYRLPPEHAASLTTAGGPDNLAGMMPYIALMGEVEQRVVAAFRDGGGVPYTAYPRFQELQAQETARVYDAALVDTIVPLAPGLAERLREGVDVLDVGTGRGHAPLVLAEAFPRSRFHGLDQSEDAIAFARHEAERRSLDNLRYVVGDSTQIPGRYDVVTAFDVIHDLARPQETLDAVAGALRDGGVFLMGDIAASSNLEDNIGHPFGPTLFGVSVFYCMTTSLSTGGAGLGTVWGEQTARRMLGEAGFTDVEVRSVEGDPLNVYYVAKL from the coding sequence ATGACCACCCCGGAGCCCGACCGGTCCCGCCAGGAGGCGTTCGCCGGCCACATGGTCGACATCCTCAACAAGGGCGCGCTGGCCCTCCTCGTCAGCGTCGGGCACCAGACCGGCCTGTTCGACACCATGAGAGCCCTGCCGCCCGCCACGAGCACCGGCATCGCCCGCGCGGCGCACCTCGACGAACGGTACGTGCGCGAGTGGCTCGGCGGCATGGTCGTGGGCGGCATCCTCGAGTACGACCCGGCCGACGCCACCTACCGGCTGCCCCCCGAGCACGCCGCCTCGCTCACCACGGCCGGCGGCCCCGACAACCTCGCCGGGATGATGCCCTACATCGCCCTGATGGGCGAGGTCGAGCAGCGCGTCGTCGCGGCCTTCCGGGACGGCGGCGGCGTCCCGTACACGGCGTACCCGCGCTTCCAGGAGCTCCAGGCCCAGGAGACGGCCCGGGTGTACGACGCGGCGCTCGTCGACACCATCGTCCCGCTCGCCCCGGGCCTCGCCGAGCGGCTGCGCGAGGGCGTCGACGTGCTGGACGTGGGCACCGGCCGGGGTCACGCCCCGCTCGTCCTGGCCGAGGCGTTCCCGCGCAGCCGCTTCCACGGCCTGGACCAGTCGGAGGACGCCATCGCGTTCGCCCGCCACGAGGCCGAGCGGCGCTCCCTGGACAACCTCCGCTACGTCGTGGGCGACTCCACGCAGATCCCGGGGCGGTACGACGTCGTCACCGCGTTCGACGTCATCCACGACCTGGCCCGCCCCCAGGAGACCCTCGACGCCGTCGCGGGCGCGCTTCGCGACGGCGGGGTCTTCCTGATGGGCGACATCGCCGCCTCCAGCAACCTGGAGGACAACATCGGCCACCCCTTCGGGCCCACCCTCTTCGGCGTCTCGGTCTTCTACTGCATGACCACCTCGCTGAGCACCGGCGGCGCGGGCCTCGGCACCGTCTGGGGCGAGCAGACCGCCCGCCGGATGCTCGGCGAGGCGGGCTTCACCGACGTCGAGGTCCGGTCGGTCGAGGGCGACCCGCTGAACGTGTACTACGTCGCCAAGCTCTAG
- a CDS encoding dihydrofolate reductase family protein: MGKIIMSMSVSVDGFMEGPNREIDWHTVDEELHRHFNEELGALGAFVHGRVTYELMADFWPTADADPDASPTVAEFARIWRDKPKYVYSGTLQEAGWNTTVLRRVDPEGVAALKERHPDGLVVGGADLAAAFRRYDLIDEYRVYVHPVLLGRGRRMFHEEDTWTTLRPAGTRTFGNGVVLLRYERA; this comes from the coding sequence ATGGGAAAGATCATTATGTCCATGTCGGTGTCCGTGGACGGCTTCATGGAGGGCCCGAACCGCGAGATCGACTGGCACACGGTCGACGAGGAGCTGCACCGCCACTTCAACGAGGAACTCGGCGCGCTCGGCGCCTTCGTCCACGGCCGCGTCACCTACGAGCTGATGGCGGACTTCTGGCCGACCGCCGACGCCGACCCGGACGCCTCCCCGACCGTGGCCGAGTTCGCCCGGATCTGGCGCGACAAGCCCAAGTACGTCTACTCCGGCACGCTCCAGGAGGCCGGCTGGAACACCACCGTCCTGCGGCGGGTCGACCCCGAGGGCGTCGCTGCGCTCAAGGAGCGGCACCCGGACGGCCTGGTGGTGGGCGGCGCCGACCTGGCTGCGGCGTTCCGGCGGTACGACCTGATCGACGAGTACCGCGTCTACGTCCACCCCGTCCTCCTCGGCCGGGGCAGGCGCATGTTCCACGAGGAGGACACCTGGACCACCCTGCGGCCCGCCGGGACGCGCACCTTCGGCAACGGCGTCGTCCTGCTCCGCTACGAGCGGGCCTGA
- a CDS encoding aminotransferase class V-fold PLP-dependent enzyme yields the protein METPLGGDEFAPRTTYLNTSKCGLLPRRTVAAVTALAEGLAAGTTGGSGSFAVVDRARGGFARLAGVGPDRVAVGSSVAVHVGLVASSLPPGAEVLFVEGDFGSLITPFAVRGDLKTRFVPLDDLADAVRPGTALVAFSSVQSADGRVADMAAVRGAAAAHGARTLLDATQSAGWLPLDAGAYDYTVTGGFKFLMCPRGASFLTVTEEAQESLVPVHAGWIAAEDLGDPYGPAVRLAGTARRYDEPPGFLAYHGAERSLALLGEIGVDAVHAHATALAARFRDGLVRLGHRPVPGDSAVVAVPGLGGRQAELAAAGVVVSAPAGNLRAAFHLYNSAADVDRALDVLS from the coding sequence ATGGAAACCCCTCTCGGCGGCGACGAGTTCGCGCCCCGCACGACGTACCTGAACACCTCCAAGTGCGGGCTGCTGCCCCGCCGCACGGTCGCCGCGGTGACCGCGCTGGCGGAGGGACTGGCCGCGGGGACGACGGGCGGGTCGGGGAGTTTCGCGGTCGTGGACCGCGCCCGCGGCGGGTTCGCCCGGTTGGCGGGCGTGGGGCCCGACCGGGTCGCCGTGGGCAGTTCGGTGGCCGTGCACGTGGGACTGGTGGCGAGTTCGCTGCCGCCCGGGGCGGAAGTCCTCTTCGTCGAGGGCGACTTCGGCTCGCTGATCACGCCGTTCGCGGTGCGCGGCGACCTGAAGACGCGGTTCGTGCCGCTGGACGACCTGGCGGACGCGGTACGGCCGGGGACGGCGCTCGTCGCCTTCTCGTCCGTACAGTCGGCGGACGGCCGCGTGGCCGACATGGCGGCGGTACGGGGGGCGGCGGCCGCCCATGGAGCCCGTACGCTCCTGGACGCCACCCAGTCGGCGGGGTGGCTGCCGCTGGACGCCGGGGCGTACGACTACACCGTGACCGGTGGCTTCAAGTTCCTGATGTGCCCGCGGGGCGCCTCGTTCCTGACCGTCACCGAGGAGGCCCAGGAGTCGCTGGTGCCCGTCCACGCGGGCTGGATCGCGGCCGAGGACCTGGGCGACCCGTACGGCCCGGCGGTCCGGCTCGCCGGCACCGCCCGCCGCTACGACGAGCCGCCCGGCTTCCTCGCGTACCACGGCGCCGAGCGGTCCCTGGCGCTGCTCGGCGAGATCGGCGTGGACGCCGTGCACGCCCACGCCACGGCGCTCGCCGCCCGCTTCCGGGACGGCCTGGTCCGGCTCGGCCACCGGCCGGTGCCCGGCGACTCGGCCGTGGTCGCCGTCCCGGGGCTGGGCGGGCGCCAGGCCGAGCTGGCGGCGGCGGGGGTCGTCGTCTCCGCCCCCGCCGGCAACCTCCGGGCCGCCTTCCACCTCTACAACTCGGCCGCCGACGTGGACCGGGCGCTCGACGTGCTGTCCTGA
- the thpD gene encoding ectoine hydroxylase codes for MTTTTTATPTTAVRDLYPTRGASEIVTPRQDPVVWGPATSPELQSFERDGFLAVDQLITPDEVTVYRDELERLVRDPAVRADERSIIEPQSQDVRSVFEVHRISDVFARLVRDERVVGRAREILGSDVYVHQSRINVKPGFGASGFYWHSDFETWHAEDGLPRMRTVSVSIALTENLDTNGGLMIMPGSHRTFLGCAGETPKDNYKKSLQMQDAGTPSDEALTKFADAHGIRLFTGKAGSATWFDCNAMHGSGDNITPYPRSNVFIVFNSVENTAVEPFAAPVRRPEFIGARDFTPVG; via the coding sequence ATGACCACGACCACCACCGCCACCCCCACGACCGCCGTGCGGGACCTGTACCCCACCCGAGGCGCCTCCGAGATCGTCACCCCGCGCCAGGACCCGGTCGTCTGGGGTCCCGCGACGTCGCCGGAGCTCCAGTCCTTCGAGCGTGACGGCTTCCTGGCAGTCGACCAGCTGATCACGCCGGACGAGGTCACCGTCTACCGCGACGAGCTGGAGCGGCTGGTCCGCGACCCGGCGGTCCGTGCCGACGAGCGCTCGATCATCGAGCCGCAGTCGCAGGACGTGCGGTCGGTCTTCGAGGTCCACCGGATCAGCGACGTCTTCGCGCGGCTGGTGCGCGACGAGCGCGTGGTGGGCCGGGCGCGCGAGATCCTCGGCTCGGACGTGTACGTCCACCAGTCGCGGATCAACGTGAAGCCGGGCTTCGGCGCCTCGGGCTTCTACTGGCACTCGGACTTCGAGACCTGGCACGCGGAGGACGGGCTTCCGCGGATGCGGACCGTGTCCGTGTCGATCGCGCTGACCGAGAACCTCGACACCAACGGCGGCCTGATGATCATGCCGGGGTCGCACCGGACGTTCCTGGGCTGCGCGGGCGAGACGCCGAAGGACAACTACAAGAAGTCCCTCCAGATGCAGGACGCGGGCACCCCGTCGGACGAGGCGCTGACGAAGTTCGCGGACGCGCACGGCATCCGGCTGTTCACCGGCAAGGCCGGCTCGGCGACCTGGTTCGACTGCAACGCCATGCACGGCTCCGGGGACAACATCACCCCGTATCCGCGCAGCAACGTGTTCATCGTGTTCAACAGCGTGGAGAACACGGCGGTGGAACCGTTCGCGGCCCCGGTCCGGCGGCCGGAGTTCATCGGGGCGCGGGACTTCACCCCGGTGGGGTGA
- a CDS encoding ectoine synthase → MIVRSFKDIENTDRHVKAASGTWESKRIVLAKEKVGFSLHETVLYAGTETSMWYANHIEAVLCVEGEAELTNDETGETHWIEPGTMYLLDGHERHTMRPKTDFRCVCVFNPPVTGREDHDENGVYPLLTEEG, encoded by the coding sequence GTGATCGTCCGATCGTTCAAGGACATCGAGAACACCGACCGCCACGTCAAGGCCGCCTCCGGCACGTGGGAGTCCAAGCGCATCGTCCTCGCCAAGGAGAAGGTCGGCTTCTCCCTGCACGAGACCGTGCTGTACGCGGGGACCGAGACGTCCATGTGGTACGCCAACCACATCGAGGCCGTGCTCTGCGTGGAGGGCGAGGCCGAGCTGACCAACGACGAGACGGGCGAGACGCACTGGATCGAGCCGGGCACCATGTACCTGCTCGACGGCCACGAGCGCCACACCATGCGCCCGAAGACCGACTTCCGGTGCGTGTGCGTCTTCAACCCTCCTGTCACCGGGCGGGAGGACCACGACGAGAACGGTGTCTACCCGCTGCTCACGGAGGAGGGCTGA
- the ectB gene encoding diaminobutyrate--2-oxoglutarate transaminase, translated as MTITPPALSVFETVESEVRSYCRGWPAVFDRAQGARLTDEDGHTYLDFFAGAGSLNYGHNNPVLKRALLDYLERDGITHGLDMATTAKRAFLESFQNVILRPRDLPYKVMFPGPTGTNAVEAALKLARKVKGRESIVSFTNAFHGMSLGSLAVTGNAFKRAGAGIPLVHGTPMPFDNYLDGQVPDFLWFERLLEDQGSGLNKPAAVIVETVQGEGGINVARPEWLRALRELCDRQDMLLIVDDIQMGCGRTGAFFSFEEAGITPDIVTLSKSISGYGLPMSLCLFMPELDVWGPGEHNGTFRGNNPAFVTATAALDTYWADGQMEKQTIARGEQVEQALLAICDENSAYGAHFRGRGLVWGMEFTDKSRATAVCARAFELGLLVETSGPQSEVVKLLPSLTITPDELDEGLRTLARAVRETA; from the coding sequence GTGACCATCACCCCGCCCGCCCTGAGCGTCTTCGAGACCGTGGAGTCGGAGGTGCGCAGCTACTGCCGCGGCTGGCCCGCCGTCTTCGACCGCGCGCAGGGCGCACGCCTCACGGACGAGGACGGCCACACCTACCTCGACTTCTTCGCCGGTGCCGGCTCACTCAACTACGGGCACAACAACCCCGTACTGAAACGCGCCCTGCTCGACTACCTCGAGCGCGACGGCATCACCCACGGCCTGGACATGGCGACGACCGCGAAACGCGCGTTCCTGGAGTCGTTCCAGAACGTGATCCTGCGGCCGCGCGACCTGCCGTACAAGGTCATGTTCCCCGGCCCGACGGGCACCAACGCCGTGGAGGCCGCGCTGAAGCTGGCCCGGAAGGTGAAGGGACGCGAGTCGATCGTGTCGTTCACCAACGCCTTCCACGGCATGTCGCTGGGCTCGCTGGCCGTGACCGGCAACGCGTTCAAGCGCGCCGGCGCCGGCATCCCGCTGGTGCACGGCACCCCGATGCCGTTCGACAACTACCTCGACGGCCAGGTCCCGGACTTCCTGTGGTTCGAGCGCCTCCTGGAGGACCAGGGTTCCGGGCTGAACAAGCCGGCCGCCGTGATCGTCGAGACCGTGCAGGGCGAGGGCGGCATCAACGTGGCCCGGCCCGAGTGGCTGCGCGCGCTGCGGGAACTGTGCGACCGGCAGGACATGCTGCTGATCGTCGACGACATCCAGATGGGCTGCGGCCGTACCGGTGCCTTCTTCTCCTTCGAGGAGGCGGGCATCACCCCCGACATCGTCACCCTGTCGAAGTCCATCAGCGGGTACGGCCTGCCGATGTCGCTGTGCCTGTTCATGCCGGAGCTCGACGTGTGGGGCCCGGGTGAGCACAACGGCACCTTCCGCGGCAACAACCCGGCCTTCGTCACCGCCACCGCCGCGCTGGACACCTACTGGGCGGACGGCCAGATGGAGAAGCAGACCATCGCGCGCGGCGAGCAGGTCGAGCAGGCGCTGCTCGCCATCTGCGACGAGAACTCCGCCTACGGCGCCCACTTCCGGGGCCGCGGCCTGGTCTGGGGCATGGAGTTCACCGACAAGTCCCGCGCCACGGCGGTCTGCGCCCGCGCCTTCGAGCTGGGGCTCCTCGTCGAGACCTCCGGCCCGCAGAGCGAGGTCGTCAAGCTGCTGCCGTCGCTGACCATCACGCCCGACGAGCTGGACGAGGGACTGCGGACGCTGGCCCGCGCGGTCCGCGAGACCGCCTGA
- the ectA gene encoding diaminobutyrate acetyltransferase produces the protein MTAAQADLAGARNEFDRQAAPAIGIDSPRVEDGAAIWRIARDSEVLDLNSSYSYLLWCRDFAATSLVARGADGEPIAFVTGYIRPQSPQTLVVWQVAVDRAHRGQGLAGVLLDALTARVAGSGVHTVETTITPDNTASDRLFTSYAERRGASLEREVLFDGGLFPEGTHEPEVLYRISPIV, from the coding sequence ATGACCGCCGCACAAGCCGACCTTGCAGGTGCCCGAAACGAATTCGACCGACAGGCCGCCCCGGCCATCGGTATCGACAGCCCGCGAGTGGAGGACGGAGCCGCGATATGGCGCATAGCCCGTGACTCCGAGGTCCTGGACCTCAACTCCTCGTACAGCTATTTGCTGTGGTGCCGCGACTTCGCCGCCACGTCCCTGGTGGCGCGCGGCGCCGACGGGGAGCCGATCGCGTTCGTCACGGGCTACATCAGGCCGCAGAGCCCGCAGACGCTCGTCGTCTGGCAGGTGGCCGTGGACCGGGCGCACCGTGGGCAGGGGCTCGCCGGTGTGCTGCTGGACGCGCTGACCGCGCGCGTCGCCGGATCGGGCGTCCACACCGTGGAGACCACGATCACGCCGGACAACACCGCGTCCGACCGGCTCTTCACCTCCTACGCGGAGCGCCGGGGCGCGTCCCTGGAGCGAGAGGTCCTCTTCGACGGAGGGCTGTTCCCCGAGGGGACGCACGAGCCCGAGGTGCTCTACCGCATCAGCCCGATCGTCTGA
- a CDS encoding LysR family transcriptional regulator: MELRQLEYFVAVAEELGFARAAERLQTVQASVSRRIADFERELGLRLFDRTSRYVRLTAAGERLLPEARAALAAAARVRDTAAGITAGTEGLVRLGTTRAFADRVYRTLDTLAARRPGLRVRLERAPQEARLAAVRSGIFDAALVRTVRRADGVTLHPLWTEPLIAALPAAHAAALGLADDEPLSLERLARLPLRLAPRAANPAFHDLVTSALPAWTPGPPFTTLQDTLAELAAHPEPSWTVFYPVGPLPPTARITFRVLPGLAVPVSLAVPAGRPLTPPVQALLDALATASGHAPGDNAVGGRAVDGRVAVREPAVTARDAAVARTVVSAVVASGGGVTPGAAVAAMGAGREGAAPAGAAVTPT, from the coding sequence GTGGAGCTGCGTCAGCTGGAGTACTTCGTCGCGGTCGCGGAGGAGCTGGGCTTCGCCCGCGCCGCCGAGCGGCTGCAGACCGTCCAGGCCTCGGTGAGCCGGCGGATCGCCGATTTCGAACGCGAGCTGGGGCTGCGGCTGTTCGACCGCACCAGCCGGTACGTCCGGCTCACCGCCGCCGGCGAGCGGCTGCTGCCCGAGGCCCGCGCCGCGCTCGCCGCCGCCGCCCGGGTCCGGGACACCGCCGCCGGGATCACCGCGGGAACGGAGGGGCTCGTACGGCTCGGCACCACCCGGGCCTTCGCCGACCGCGTCTACCGCACCCTGGACACGCTGGCCGCCCGCCGCCCCGGACTGCGGGTGCGCCTGGAGAGGGCGCCCCAGGAGGCCCGCCTCGCGGCCGTACGCTCCGGGATCTTCGACGCCGCCCTGGTCCGCACCGTGCGGCGCGCCGACGGCGTGACCCTGCACCCGCTGTGGACCGAGCCCCTGATCGCCGCGCTCCCCGCGGCCCACGCCGCCGCGCTCGGCCTCGCCGACGACGAGCCCCTGAGCCTCGAACGGCTCGCGCGGCTGCCCCTGCGCCTCGCGCCGCGCGCCGCGAACCCCGCCTTCCACGACCTGGTGACCTCAGCGCTCCCGGCCTGGACGCCCGGCCCGCCGTTCACCACCCTCCAGGACACGCTCGCCGAGCTGGCCGCCCACCCCGAACCGTCGTGGACCGTGTTCTACCCGGTCGGCCCGCTGCCGCCGACCGCCCGGATCACCTTCCGCGTCCTGCCGGGCCTCGCCGTCCCGGTCTCGCTGGCCGTACCGGCGGGGCGGCCCCTCACCCCGCCCGTACAGGCCCTGCTCGACGCCCTGGCCACCGCCAGCGGCCACGCCCCGGGCGACAACGCCGTAGGCGGCCGAGCGGTGGACGGCCGCGTCGCGGTGCGCGAGCCCGCCGTGACGGCCAGGGACGCGGCGGTGGCGAGGACGGTCGTGTCGGCGGTCGTCGCGTCCGGGGGCGGCGTCACCCCGGGTGCCGCCGTCGCCGCCATGGGCGCCGGCCGCGAGGGCGCCGCCCCCGCCGGGGCGGCCGTCACGCCCACGTGA
- a CDS encoding helix-turn-helix transcriptional regulator: MDDLAGFLRTRRSRVDPAAAGVPTDRRRRVEGLRREEVAHLSGVSVDYYVRLEQGRATQPSEQVLDALARVLGLDETERGHLHRLARQRRHRAKAPGGRVRPELLRVLGLVADAPALITNHQLDVLAGNRLAGLLYGRPLPGLNTARHIFLEEAERGLYADWEKCTLDVVGHLRLAAGKYPEDPRLASLIGELAMGSERFRRLWARADVRARTHGRKAYQHPLVGLLELHQENFALPDESGIELLVLSAPPGSPAEDGLRLLAGLGADNGDTHPPVNAQIRE, translated from the coding sequence ATGGATGATCTTGCGGGTTTCCTGCGGACGCGGCGTTCCCGGGTCGACCCGGCGGCCGCCGGCGTCCCCACCGACCGCCGCCGCCGGGTCGAAGGGCTGCGCCGCGAAGAGGTCGCGCACCTGTCCGGCGTCAGCGTCGACTACTACGTCCGCCTGGAGCAGGGCCGCGCGACCCAGCCGTCCGAGCAGGTCCTCGACGCCCTCGCCCGCGTCCTCGGCCTCGACGAGACCGAACGCGGGCACCTCCACCGGCTCGCGCGGCAGCGCCGCCACCGCGCGAAAGCACCGGGCGGGCGGGTCCGGCCGGAGCTGTTGCGGGTCCTCGGTCTGGTCGCCGACGCACCCGCGCTGATCACGAACCACCAGCTGGACGTGCTCGCCGGGAACCGTCTCGCCGGGCTCCTTTACGGCCGGCCGTTGCCGGGCCTGAACACAGCCCGGCACATCTTCCTCGAGGAAGCCGAGCGGGGCCTCTACGCGGACTGGGAGAAGTGCACTCTCGACGTGGTCGGGCACCTGCGCCTGGCCGCCGGCAAGTACCCCGAGGATCCCCGCCTGGCCTCACTCATCGGCGAGCTGGCGATGGGCAGTGAACGCTTCCGCCGCCTCTGGGCCCGCGCGGACGTGCGCGCCCGCACACATGGACGCAAGGCGTACCAGCACCCCCTGGTCGGACTGCTGGAACTGCACCAGGAGAACTTCGCGCTGCCGGATGAATCAGGCATCGAGCTACTGGTGCTGTCCGCGCCCCCCGGCAGCCCCGCCGAGGACGGACTGCGCCTGCTCGCCGGCCTGGGCGCTGACAACGGCGATACGCATCCCCCAGTGAACGCCCAGATCCGCGAGTAG